The nucleotide sequence CAAAAGGTCCGCGAAGGATTGCAGCAGGCCCCACGGGCCAACCACGTTCGGACCGCGGCGGATCTGCACCGCCGCCCAGATCTTGCGGTCGGCGAGCAGGATGTAGGCGATCGCGACCAGGAGGACGACGAGCACCAGGACGCTCTCCGCGACCATGATGATCAGCGGCCAGAGGAAACCGGTCCAGAATGCGCTTTCGAAGAATTCCATCAGATCACGCTCACTCCGCTGCGGTCAGCATGTGCCCGGAGGCAAGGCGCGAACATTCCGCCATCACGGCGGACGCACGCGCGATTGGGTTGGTCAGGTAGAAGTCCTCGATCGCCGCCTTGAACGGCGCCTTCTCGGGCGAGCCGCCCTTCCCCGCCAGCTTCCTGATCTGGTCGGCCGAGCCGGCCTCGATCTGGTCGAGGCGGATCAGATGCGGCACGGCCTTGAAGATCGCCTGGCGCAGGGCGGCAAGCGAGTCGTAGCCGAGCTTCTTGCCGAGCGCTTCCGACAGCGCGCGGACGATCGCCCAGTCCTCGCGGGCTTCGCCCGGCGGGAACGCGGCGCGGCCGGTCATCTGCACGCGGCCTTCGGTGTTGACGTAGATCGCGGATTTCTCGGTGTAGGCGGCCGCCGGCAGGATCACGTCGGCGCGATGCGCGCCGCGGTCGCCATGGGTGCCGATATAGACGACGAAGGTGCCGTCCGGCGCGTTGATCTCGTCGGCGCCGAGCAGGAACAGCAGGTCCAGCGTGCCGAACGTCGTCATCTGAGCCGCGTTCAGCCCACCCTGACCTGCGACAAAGCCGATATCGAGCGCACCGACGCGCGAGGCGGTCTCGTGCAGCACGCCAAAGCCGTTCCAGCCGTCCTTGAGCGCGCCGACGTCGAGCGCGAGCTTGGCACTGGCTGCGAGGATGGCCGCGCCGTCGTGGCGCGAGGTCGCGCCCGCGCCGACCAGGATGAGCGGATTCTTGGCGTTCTTCAGCACATCCATGAAGGAGTGCTTGCCAGCCGCGAGCTCGCCGAGCGTGTCGGTGCCCGCGCCGAGATGATCGTAGTCGTAGGTCAGGTCGACCTTGGCGCCGATCACGCCGACCTTGAAGCCGCCGGCGCGCCAGCGCTTGCGGATGCGGGCGTTGAACACCGCCGCCTCTTTGCGCGGATTGGCACCGATGATGAGCAGCGCATCGGCCTGCTCCACGCCAACGAGCGTCGGATTGAAAATATACGAGCCGCGCCCAAGCGCGGGATCGAAGGCGTCGCCGCCCTGCACGGCCAGATTGCTCGAGCCGTACTTGGACAGCAGATCCTTCAGCGCGAACATCTCCTCGACGCCGGCGAGGTCGCCGGCGATCGCGCCGATGCGCTTGCCGTCGGTGCGCGCCGCTTTCGCGGCGATCGCGGCAAAGGCCTCGGGCCAGCTCGCCGCACGCAGCTTGCCGGCTTCGCGGATATAGGGCCGGTCGAGGCGCTGGGTGCGCAGGCCGTCGACGACGTGGCGGGTCTTGTCCGAGATCCACTCCTCGTTCACGGCCTCGTTGATGCGCGGCAGCACGCGCATCACTTCACGGCCGCGGGTGTCGACGCGGATCGCCGAGCCCACGCCGTCCATCACGTCGATCGACTGGGTCTTGCCGAGCTCCCAGGGACGCGCCGCGAAGGCATAGGGCTTCGATGTCAGCGCGCCGACCGGGCAGATGTCGACGAGGTTGCCCTGCAATTCGGACGTCAGCGCGTGCTCGAGATAGGTCGTGATCTCCATGTCCTCGCCGCGGCCGGTGGCGCCCATCTCGGGGGCGCCAGCGACTTCCGCCGAGAAGCGGACGCAGCGCGTGCACTGGATGCAGCGGTTCATCGAGGTCTTGACCAGCGCGCCGAGATATTTGTCCTCGACCGCGCGCTTGTTCTCGGCGAAGCGGCTGGTGTCGACACCATAGCCCATCGCCTGGTCCTGAAGGTCGCACTCGCCGCCCTGGTCGCAGATCGGGCAGTCCAGCGGATGGTTGATGAGAAGGAATTCCATCACGCCTTCGCGTGCCTTCTTCACCATCGGCGAACGCGTCGAGATTTCCGGCGGCTCGCCCTTGGGACCCGGACGGCAGTCGCGCACGCCCCAGGCACAGCTCGCGACCGGCTTCGGGCCACCCTTCACCTCGACGAGGCACATCCGGCAATTGCCGGCGATCGACAGCCGCTCGTGATAGCAGAAGCGCGGAATCTCGGCGCCGGCCGCTTCGCACGCCTGGAGCAGCGTGTATTCGGCGGGGACATCGATCTCTTTGCCGTCGATGATGAGCTTGGTCATGTCTCTTACTCCGCCGCGACCATGTTCACGGGATCGCGGACGCCGATATCGTCAATGTCGGCCCTGTGCGAATACTGGTCGATGCGCGCTTCGATCTCGTGACGGAAATGCGCGATCAGGCCCTGGATCGGCCAGGCGGCTGCGTCGCCGAGCGCGCAGATGGTGTGGCCTTCGACCTGCTTTGTCACTTCCAGCAGCATGTCGATCTCGCGCTTGTGGGCGCGGCCCTCCGCCATGCGGGTGAGGACGCGCCACATCCACCCCGTGCCCTCGCGGCACGGCGTGCACTGGCCGCAGCTCTCGTGCTTGTAGAAATAGGAGATGCGGGCGATGGCGCGGATCAGATCGGTCGACTTGTCCATCACGATCACGGCTGCGGTGCCGAGGCCCGAGCGCAGCTTGCTCAGACTGTCGAAATCCATCGGCGTGTCGATGATCTGTTCGGCCGGCACCATGCGCACCGAGGAGCCGCCGGGGATCACGGCCTTGAGGTTGTCCCAGCCGCCGCGGATGCCGCCGCAATGCTTGTCGATCAGCTCACGGAACGGAATGCCCATGGCTTCTTCGACGTTGCAGGGCCGCTCGACATGGCCGGAGATGCAGAAGAGCTTGGTGCCGACATTGTTCGGACGGCCGATGCCGGCGAACCACGCCGCTCCGCGGCGCAGGATGTCCGGCGCAACCGCGATGGACTCGACGTTGTTGACGGTGGTCGGGCAGCCGAACAGGCCGACATTGGCCGGGAACGGCGGCTTCAGGCGCGGCTGGCCCTTCTTGCCTTCGAGGCTTTCGAGCAGCGCAGTTTCCTCGCCGCAGATGTAGGCGCCGGCGCCGTGCGCGACATAGATGTCGAACGGCCAGCCGTTGACGTTGTCCTTGCCGACCAGCTTGGCCTCATAGGCCTGGTCGATCGCGGCCTGGAGATGCTCGCGCTCGCGGATGAACTCGCCGCGGACATAGATGTAGCAGGCATGCGCGTTCATCGCGCAGCTGGCGATCAGGCACCCTTCGATCAACAGATGCGGATCGTGCCGCATGATCTCGCGATCCTTGCAGGTGCCGGGCTCGGATTCGTCGGCGTTGACGACGAGATAGCTCGGCCGGCCGTCGGTCGATTCCTTCGGCATGAAGGACCATTTGAGACCGGTCGGGAAGCCGGCGCCGCCGCGGCCGCGGAGCCCTGAGGCCTTCATCTCGTTGATGATCCAGTCGCGGCCCTTGTCGATGATGGTCTTGGTGCCATCCCAGGCGCCGCGACGCCGCGCGCCCTCGAGCCCCCAATCGTGGAGGCCGTAGAGGTTCTTGAAGATGCGGTCCTTGTCCTCGAGCATATCAGTGCTTTCCGATCAACGATTGGACTGCTTGTAGGCAAGTCCGGCGGCGCAGACACCGAAGGTCAGCGCCCAGAGCAGGCTGGATTCCAGCGACGCGTTCAGGCTGAAACGCTGCAGCAGGAAAATGAATGTGGCCGCCACGGCGGCATGCATCGCGATGAAGCCCCAGTTCTTCACGGCACCGCTCCCCTGCATGGCCTGCGACGAGAGATCACGCATCAGGTGATCTCCTTCAGCGTGGTCGGTCCGGTGCTCGGCGCCGAGAACTGGCGGCCGTTCTGCGGACCGGGCTTGGGCGGATTGCCCGAGGCAAAACCGTCGAGCACCTTGCCGAAGCTCTCCTTGGTCAGGTCCTCATAGGTGTCCTTGCCGATCAGCACCATCGGCGCGTTCACGCAGGCCCCGAGGCACTCCACCTCTTCCCAGCTGAAATTGCCGTCCTTGGAGAGATGGAAGGGCTCGTGATGGATGCGGTGCTCGCAGACGTGAATCAGATCCTCGGCACCGCGCAGGCGGCACGGCGTGGTGCCGCAGACCTGGACGTGAGCCTTCTTGCCCACGGGTGCGAGCTGGAACATCGTGTAGAAGGTCGCGACTTCCAGCACGCGGATATAGGGCATGTCGAGCATGTCGGCGATGACGCGGATCGCGGCTTCCGAGACCCAGCCGTCGTGCTGTTCCTGCGCACGCCAGAGGATCGCGATGACCGCGGAGGCTTGCCGGCCGGCCGGATATTTCGCGATCTGCTGCTTGGCGAACGCGAGGTTCTCCTCCGTGAACGCAAAGCTCGCGGGCTGGACTTCCTTCGGTGCTAATCGGCGGACGGACATATCTTCAATCTCTCACTGCATACGGCGCGAAGTCTTGGCATTCAGGTTCTTGGCATTCAGGGCTTCGATCCTGTCCTGCCAGAATGCGCTTGCGGTGCCGAAAACGTTGTAGCCGACATGGGTCGAAACCTTGATGCGGTCGAGGATCGACAGCTCGGTCACGGTCTCCATCCGATTGCTGCGCGGATCGAACACGATCAGCTTCAGCGGGGTCTGTTCGAGGATGTAGCGCGAGACCGCATGCGAGCGATCGCTGCCGTGCTCCTCGCACATGATGACGCTGTCGGCCTGGAGCAGCCGGGCGCCGCCCTTGATCGCCTCGATCTCGACACCCTCGACGTCGAGCTTGATCAGATATTTGCCGCTGGCAGAGACCTTGCCGTCGTCGATGAGGTTGTCGAGCGCGATCACAGGCACGTCCTCACCGCCCGCTGAGGGATCGCCGGCGATGCTGAAGGCTTCGTGCTTGGTGCCCGACAGCCGCGCGGTGCCGCGGGTGGCGCCGATGGCGCACTTCATGGCCTCGAAGCGGTTGCCATTGACGCGGGCGTTGTTGGCGAGCTTCGGGTAGTTCTGCCCGGACGGCTCGATCGCGATCGCCTTGTGCGAGCCGAACGGTCTGCTCGACACCAGCACCGACCAGTAGCCGTAATTGGCCCCGCAATCGAGCAGCGTGTAGTCGACGTCGATGGAATCGGCGAACAGCAGCTCCAGCTCGTCCTCGTAATTGTAGGAGCGGTTGAGCAGCTTGCTCCAGTAGCCGTCGCCGTAAGGGAATTCGAACACGGCGTCGGGGTTGAGCTTGATCGCGATGTTGCGCTTGGGCAGCGTCTTCGCCAGCAGATTGGCGCAGGCGATGTAGCCCATATGCGAGAAGTGCGAGGAGATCTTCGATCCCGTCACCAGCGCCAAGGCAGCCGTCCGCTCCCACAGGTTGGCCCCTTCAAGGGCCCCCGAGGCGCGGTCAAACTGGATTGGCGCCTGCGCCATCACCGATCGACCTCTCCGAACACGATGTCGAGCGAGCCGAGGATCGCCGAGACGTCGGCGAGCAGATGGCCGCGGCAGATGTGGTCCATGGCCTGGAGATGCGCAAAGCCCGGCGCGCGGATCTTGCACTTGTAGGGCTTGTTGGTGCCG is from Bradyrhizobium xenonodulans and encodes:
- the nuoG gene encoding NADH-quinone oxidoreductase subunit NuoG encodes the protein MTKLIIDGKEIDVPAEYTLLQACEAAGAEIPRFCYHERLSIAGNCRMCLVEVKGGPKPVASCAWGVRDCRPGPKGEPPEISTRSPMVKKAREGVMEFLLINHPLDCPICDQGGECDLQDQAMGYGVDTSRFAENKRAVEDKYLGALVKTSMNRCIQCTRCVRFSAEVAGAPEMGATGRGEDMEITTYLEHALTSELQGNLVDICPVGALTSKPYAFAARPWELGKTQSIDVMDGVGSAIRVDTRGREVMRVLPRINEAVNEEWISDKTRHVVDGLRTQRLDRPYIREAGKLRAASWPEAFAAIAAKAARTDGKRIGAIAGDLAGVEEMFALKDLLSKYGSSNLAVQGGDAFDPALGRGSYIFNPTLVGVEQADALLIIGANPRKEAAVFNARIRKRWRAGGFKVGVIGAKVDLTYDYDHLGAGTDTLGELAAGKHSFMDVLKNAKNPLILVGAGATSRHDGAAILAASAKLALDVGALKDGWNGFGVLHETASRVGALDIGFVAGQGGLNAAQMTTFGTLDLLFLLGADEINAPDGTFVVYIGTHGDRGAHRADVILPAAAYTEKSAIYVNTEGRVQMTGRAAFPPGEAREDWAIVRALSEALGKKLGYDSLAALRQAIFKAVPHLIRLDQIEAGSADQIRKLAGKGGSPEKAPFKAAIEDFYLTNPIARASAVMAECSRLASGHMLTAAE
- the nuoF gene encoding NADH-quinone oxidoreductase subunit NuoF — its product is MLEDKDRIFKNLYGLHDWGLEGARRRGAWDGTKTIIDKGRDWIINEMKASGLRGRGGAGFPTGLKWSFMPKESTDGRPSYLVVNADESEPGTCKDREIMRHDPHLLIEGCLIASCAMNAHACYIYVRGEFIREREHLQAAIDQAYEAKLVGKDNVNGWPFDIYVAHGAGAYICGEETALLESLEGKKGQPRLKPPFPANVGLFGCPTTVNNVESIAVAPDILRRGAAWFAGIGRPNNVGTKLFCISGHVERPCNVEEAMGIPFRELIDKHCGGIRGGWDNLKAVIPGGSSVRMVPAEQIIDTPMDFDSLSKLRSGLGTAAVIVMDKSTDLIRAIARISYFYKHESCGQCTPCREGTGWMWRVLTRMAEGRAHKREIDMLLEVTKQVEGHTICALGDAAAWPIQGLIAHFRHEIEARIDQYSHRADIDDIGVRDPVNMVAAE
- the nuoE gene encoding NADH-quinone oxidoreductase subunit NuoE — encoded protein: MSVRRLAPKEVQPASFAFTEENLAFAKQQIAKYPAGRQASAVIAILWRAQEQHDGWVSEAAIRVIADMLDMPYIRVLEVATFYTMFQLAPVGKKAHVQVCGTTPCRLRGAEDLIHVCEHRIHHEPFHLSKDGNFSWEEVECLGACVNAPMVLIGKDTYEDLTKESFGKVLDGFASGNPPKPGPQNGRQFSAPSTGPTTLKEIT
- a CDS encoding FkbM family methyltransferase produces the protein MAQAPIQFDRASGALEGANLWERTAALALVTGSKISSHFSHMGYIACANLLAKTLPKRNIAIKLNPDAVFEFPYGDGYWSKLLNRSYNYEDELELLFADSIDVDYTLLDCGANYGYWSVLVSSRPFGSHKAIAIEPSGQNYPKLANNARVNGNRFEAMKCAIGATRGTARLSGTKHEAFSIAGDPSAGGEDVPVIALDNLIDDGKVSASGKYLIKLDVEGVEIEAIKGGARLLQADSVIMCEEHGSDRSHAVSRYILEQTPLKLIVFDPRSNRMETVTELSILDRIKVSTHVGYNVFGTASAFWQDRIEALNAKNLNAKTSRRMQ